A section of the Phacochoerus africanus isolate WHEZ1 chromosome 4, ROS_Pafr_v1, whole genome shotgun sequence genome encodes:
- the SH2D3A gene encoding SH2 domain-containing protein 3A isoform X4 has protein sequence MERTWLVNPGTMAPCPARARKRSDSQPVGLEHVGHPTEDHPGPGASTVPASALPRTGSDPVLLKTPALLGSIGDNLRASDGQLHAKAPTKPPRTPSLMLPDASGRSPTYCELVPRVPRVHGTPPGHSCPEPEAPWWEANEEEEEEEQRCFARPQGEVSFCPPDNLSCLLGPQNRPLEPKALRILRGLFLEHHPGSTALHLLLVDCQATGLLGVTKAQRGAMGVASGLELLTLPHGHRLRLELLERLETLALAGALAVLGCAGPLEERAAALKGLVELALALRPGVAGDLPGLAAVMGALLMPQVSRLERTWRQLRRSHTEAALAFEQELKPLMRTLDEGTGPCDPGEVALPHVAPVVRLLEGEEVPGPLDESCERLLRTLDRARQMARDAPRFREATARRLRGFQPNPELKEALTTGFLRRLLWGSRGAGAPWVTRLDKFQHVLSVLSQRLEPDL, from the exons ATGGAGAGGACTTGGCTGGTCAATCCTGGTACCATGGCCCCCTGTCCCGCCAG GGCTAGGAAGCGGAGTGACAGTCAGCCTGTGGGTTTGGAGCATGTGGGGCACCCAACAGAAGACCACCCTGGACCAG GAGCCTCCACTGTGCCCGCATCTGCATTGCCTCGGACAGGAAGTGACCCTGTGTTGCTAAAGACTCCAGCTCTCCTGGGGTCCATTGGTGACAACCTGAGGGCCTCCGATGGGCAGCTTCATGCCAAGGCACCAACCAAGCCACCTCGAACACCTTCACTGATGCTGCCTGATGCCTCTGGACGCTCCCCAACGTACTGTGAGCTGGTGCCCCGAGTGCCTAGGGTCCATGGAACACCCCCTGGCCACAGCTGCCCAGAGCCAGAGGCACCATGGTGGGAGGCcaatgaagaggaagaggaggaggagcaaagATGTTTTGCAAGACCACAGGGTGAGGTCTCTTTCTGTCCCCCTGACAACCTCTCCTGCCTGCTGGGCCCCCAGAATCGGCCTCTGGAACCTAAAGCCCTGCGCATTCTCCGTGGCCTGTTCCTGGAGCACCATCCTGGGAGCACTGCCCTCCACCTGCTATTGGTGGACTGCCAG GCGACAGGCCTCCTGGGGGTGACCAAGGCTCAGCGGGGCGCCATGGGGGTTGCCTCTGGTCTGGAGCTGCTCACTCTTCCCCATGGACATCGCCTGAGGTTGGAACTGCTGGAGAG GCTCGAGACGCTGGCGTTGGCGGGGGcgctggcagtgctgggctgcGCGGGACCGCTGGAGGAGCGCGCTGCCGCCCTGAAGGGCCTGGTGGAGCTGGCTCTGGCGCTGCGGCCAGGGGTGGCGGGGGACCTGCCCGGACTGGCTGCGGTCATGGGCGCCTTGCTCATGCCCCAG GTGTCGCGGTTGGAACGCACGTGGCGCCAGCTCCGGAGGAGCCACACGGAGGCTGCGCTGGCCTTCGAGCAGGAGCTGAAGCCGCTAATGCGGACGCTGGATGAGGGCACCG GACCTTGCGACCCGGGCGAGGTGGCGCTGCCGCACGTGGCACCCGTGGTGCGCCTGCTGGAGGGCGAGGAAGTCCCGGGGCCCTTGGACGAGAGCTGCGAGCGGCTGCTGCGCACCCTGGACCGGGCGCGTCAGATGGCCCGGGACGCGCCCAGATTCCGCGAGGCGACAGCCCGGCGCCTGCGAG GATTCCAGCCCAACCCTGAGCTGAAAGAGGCCCTGACCACCGGTTTCTTGCGGAGGCTGCTCTGGGGAAGCAGAGGGGCTGGGGCACCGTGGGTCACACGTCTCGACAAGTTCCAGCACGTCCTCAGTGTCCTGTCGCAGCGCCTGGAGCCTGACCTTTGA
- the TRIP10 gene encoding cdc42-interacting protein 4 isoform X2 gives MDWGTELWDQFEVLERHTQWGLDLLDRYVKFVKERTEVEQAYAKQLRSLVKKYLPKRPAKDDPESKFSQQQSFVQLLQEVNDFAGQRELVAENLSVQVCLELAKYSQEMKQERKMHFQEGRRAQQQLESGFKQLENSKRKFERDCREAEKAAQTAERLDQDINATKADVEKAKQQAHLRSHMAEESKNEYAAQLQRFNRDQAHFYFSQMPQIFDKLQDMDERRATHLGAGYGLLSEAELQVVPIIAKCLEGMKVAAEAVDAKKDSQVLIELHKSGFARPGDVEFEDFSQPMNRVPSDSSLGTPSDGRPELRGSSRSRAKRWPFGKKNKTVVTEDFSHLPPEQQRKRLQQQLEERNRELQKEIDQREALKKMKDVYEKTPQMGDPASLEPRITETLNNIERLKLEVQKYEAWLAEAESRVLSNRGDTLGRHTRPPDPPASAPPDSSSSNNGSQDNKESSEEPPAEEGQDAPIYTEFDEDFEEEPASPIGHCVAIYHFEGSSEGTISMAEGEDLSLMEEDKGDGWTRVRRKQGGEGYVPTSYLRVTLN, from the exons ATGGATTGGGGCACCGAACTGTGG GATCAGTTTGAGGTGCTTGAGCGGCACACGCAATGGGGTCTGGACCTGTTGGACAGATATGTGAAGTTCGTGAAAGAGCGGACGGAGGTGGAGCAGGCTTATGCAAAGCAGCTGCG GAGCCTGGTGAAAAAATACCTGCCCAAGAGACCTGCCAAAGATGACCCTGAATCCAA gttcaGCCAGCAGCAGTCCTTTGTGCAGCTTCTCCAGGAGGTGAATGATTTTGCAGGCCAGCGGGAGCTGGTGGCCGAGAACCTCAGTGTCCAAGTATGTCTCGAGCTGGCCAAGTATTCGCAGGAGATGAAGCAGGAGAGAAAGATG CACTTCCAAGAAGGCCGCCGGGCCCAGCAGCAGCTGGAAAGTGGCTTCAAGCAGCTGGAGAAT AGTAAGCGTAAATTTGAGCGGGACTGCCGGGAGGCAGAGAAGGCAGCCCAGACAGCTGAGCGGCTGGACCAAGACATCAACGCCACCAAGGCTGATGTGGAAAAG GCCAAGCAACAAGCCCACCTTCGGAGTCACATGgcagaagaaagcaaaaatgagTATGCGGCCCAACTCCAGCGCTTCAACCGAGACCAGGCTCACTTCTATTTTTCCCAGATGCCCCAGATATTCGAT AAGCTTCAAGACATGGATGAACGCCGGGCCACCCACCTGGGGGCTGGGTACGGGCTCCTGTCGGAGGCTGAGCTGCAGGTGGTACCCATCATCGCCAAGTGTTTGGAGGGCATGAAGGTGGCCGCCGAAGCTGTGGATGCCAAGAAA GACTCCCAGGTCCTAATTGAGTTGCACAAGTCAGGCTTTGCCCGCCCGGGCGACGTGGAATTTGAAGACTTTAGCCAGCCCATGAACCGCGTGCCCTCAGACAGCAGCCTGGGTACCCCCTCGGATGGCCGGCCAGAGCTCCGAGGCTCGAGCCGCAGCCGGGCTAAGCGCTGGCCCTTCGGCAAGAAGAACAAG ACGGTGGTGACCGAGGATTTCAGCCACTTGCCCCCAGAGCAGCAGAGAAAGCGGCTTCAGCAGCAGCTGGAAGAACGAAACCGTGAACTTCAGAAGGAGATTGACCAGAG GGAAGCcctgaagaaaatgaaggacGTATATGAGAAGACACCTCAGATGGGGGACCCAGCCAGCTTGGAACCCCGCATCacagaaaccctaaacaacattgAACGGCTGAAATTGGAAGTACAGAAGTATGAG GCTTGGCTGGCAGAAGCCGAGAGCCGGGTCCTAAGCAACCGAGGGGACACCCTGGGCCGGCACACTCGGCCCCCAGACCCCCCAGCCAGCGCCCCGCcagacagcagcagcagcaacaacggATCACAGGATAACAAGGAGAG CTCTGAAGAGCCCCCTGCAGAGGAGGGTCAGGATGCTCCCATCTACACGGAGTTTGATGAGGATTTTGAAGAGGAGCCCGCATCGCCCATAGGCCACTGTGTGGCCATCTACCACTTTGAAG GGTCCAGCGAGGGCACCATCTCCATGGCCGAGGGCGAGGACCTTAGTCTCATGGAAGAGGACAAAGGTGACGGCTGGACCCGGGTCAGGCGGAAACAGGGAGGTGAGGGCTACGTGCCCACCTCCTACCTCCGTGTCACGCTCAACTGA
- the SH2D3A gene encoding SH2 domain-containing protein 3A isoform X1, protein MQVPEDGEDLAGQSWYHGPLSRQKAEALLQQDGDFLVRASGSRGGHPVISCRWRGSALHFEVLRVTLRPRPGRPTALFQLEDERFPSLPALVRSYVTGQRPLSQATGAVASRPVMRQGPIRRSFSENSLSESPAQTEPLRARKRSDSQPVGLEHVGHPTEDHPGPGASTVPASALPRTGSDPVLLKTPALLGSIGDNLRASDGQLHAKAPTKPPRTPSLMLPDASGRSPTYCELVPRVPRVHGTPPGHSCPEPEAPWWEANEEEEEEEQRCFARPQGEVSFCPPDNLSCLLGPQNRPLEPKALRILRGLFLEHHPGSTALHLLLVDCQVGPLPGRAEARAWPSLTSYPFTHSAPLNSLLLPLPHRQATGLLGVTKAQRGAMGVASGLELLTLPHGHRLRLELLERLETLALAGALAVLGCAGPLEERAAALKGLVELALALRPGVAGDLPGLAAVMGALLMPQVSRLERTWRQLRRSHTEAALAFEQELKPLMRTLDEGTGPCDPGEVALPHVAPVVRLLEGEEVPGPLDESCERLLRTLDRARQMARDAPRFREATARRLRGFQPNPELKEALTTGFLRRLLWGSRGAGAPWVTRLDKFQHVLSVLSQRLEPDL, encoded by the exons ATGCAGGTGCCAGAGGATGGAGAGGACTTGGCTGGTCAATCCTGGTACCATGGCCCCCTGTCCCGCCAG AAGGCTGAGGCTCTTCTCCAGCAAGATGGTGACTTCTTAGTTCGGGCATCCGGGTCCCGAGGGGGCCACCCTGTGATCTCCTGCCGCTGGCGGGGCTCAGCCCTACACTTTGAGGTGCTCCGAGTGACCCTGCGTCCCCGGCCAGGCCGGCCCACAGCCCTCTTTCAGCTGGAGGATGAGCGTTTCCCAAGCCTGCCTGCCCTGGTGCGCAGCTATGTGACTGGCCAGCGTCCACTGTCCCAGGCCACGGGGGCTGTGGCCTCTAGGCCAGTGATGCGACAAGGACCAATTCGACGCAGCTTTAGTGAGAACAGCCTTTCAGAAAGCCCAGCCCAGACAGAGCCACTCAG GGCTAGGAAGCGGAGTGACAGTCAGCCTGTGGGTTTGGAGCATGTGGGGCACCCAACAGAAGACCACCCTGGACCAG GAGCCTCCACTGTGCCCGCATCTGCATTGCCTCGGACAGGAAGTGACCCTGTGTTGCTAAAGACTCCAGCTCTCCTGGGGTCCATTGGTGACAACCTGAGGGCCTCCGATGGGCAGCTTCATGCCAAGGCACCAACCAAGCCACCTCGAACACCTTCACTGATGCTGCCTGATGCCTCTGGACGCTCCCCAACGTACTGTGAGCTGGTGCCCCGAGTGCCTAGGGTCCATGGAACACCCCCTGGCCACAGCTGCCCAGAGCCAGAGGCACCATGGTGGGAGGCcaatgaagaggaagaggaggaggagcaaagATGTTTTGCAAGACCACAGGGTGAGGTCTCTTTCTGTCCCCCTGACAACCTCTCCTGCCTGCTGGGCCCCCAGAATCGGCCTCTGGAACCTAAAGCCCTGCGCATTCTCCGTGGCCTGTTCCTGGAGCACCATCCTGGGAGCACTGCCCTCCACCTGCTATTGGTGGACTGCCAGGTGGGTCCCCTACCAGGTAGGGCTGAAGCCAGGGCATGGCCCAGTCTCACCTCATACCCATTTACTCATTCTGCTCCTCTGAACTCCCTACTCttacccctcccccaccgccagGCGACAGGCCTCCTGGGGGTGACCAAGGCTCAGCGGGGCGCCATGGGGGTTGCCTCTGGTCTGGAGCTGCTCACTCTTCCCCATGGACATCGCCTGAGGTTGGAACTGCTGGAGAG GCTCGAGACGCTGGCGTTGGCGGGGGcgctggcagtgctgggctgcGCGGGACCGCTGGAGGAGCGCGCTGCCGCCCTGAAGGGCCTGGTGGAGCTGGCTCTGGCGCTGCGGCCAGGGGTGGCGGGGGACCTGCCCGGACTGGCTGCGGTCATGGGCGCCTTGCTCATGCCCCAG GTGTCGCGGTTGGAACGCACGTGGCGCCAGCTCCGGAGGAGCCACACGGAGGCTGCGCTGGCCTTCGAGCAGGAGCTGAAGCCGCTAATGCGGACGCTGGATGAGGGCACCG GACCTTGCGACCCGGGCGAGGTGGCGCTGCCGCACGTGGCACCCGTGGTGCGCCTGCTGGAGGGCGAGGAAGTCCCGGGGCCCTTGGACGAGAGCTGCGAGCGGCTGCTGCGCACCCTGGACCGGGCGCGTCAGATGGCCCGGGACGCGCCCAGATTCCGCGAGGCGACAGCCCGGCGCCTGCGAG GATTCCAGCCCAACCCTGAGCTGAAAGAGGCCCTGACCACCGGTTTCTTGCGGAGGCTGCTCTGGGGAAGCAGAGGGGCTGGGGCACCGTGGGTCACACGTCTCGACAAGTTCCAGCACGTCCTCAGTGTCCTGTCGCAGCGCCTGGAGCCTGACCTTTGA
- the SH2D3A gene encoding SH2 domain-containing protein 3A isoform X3 has protein sequence MQVPEDGEDLAGQSWYHGPLSRQKAEALLQQDGDFLVRASGSRGGHPVISCRWRGSALHFEVLRVTLRPRPGRPTALFQLEDERFPSLPALVRSYVTGQRPLSQATGAVASRPVMRQGPIRRSFSENSLSESPAQTEPLRARKRSDSQPVGLEHVGHPTEDHPGPGASTVPASALPRTGSDPVLLKTPALLGSIGDNLRASDGQLHAKAPTKPPRTPSLMLPDASGRSPTYCELVPRVPRVHGTPPGHSCPEPEAPWWEANEEEEEEEQRCFARPQGEVSFCPPDNLSCLLGPQNRPLEPKALRILRGLFLEHHPGSTALHLLLVDCQVGPLPGRAEARAWPSLTSYPFTHSAPLNSLLLPLPHRQATGLLGVTKAQRGAMGVASGLELLTLPHGHRLRLELLERLETLALAGALAVLGCAGPLEERAAALKGLVELALALRPGVAGDLPGLAAVMGALLMPQVSRLERTWRQLRRSHTEAALAFEQELKPLMRTLDEGTGCFGPMYGAPTSP, from the exons ATGCAGGTGCCAGAGGATGGAGAGGACTTGGCTGGTCAATCCTGGTACCATGGCCCCCTGTCCCGCCAG AAGGCTGAGGCTCTTCTCCAGCAAGATGGTGACTTCTTAGTTCGGGCATCCGGGTCCCGAGGGGGCCACCCTGTGATCTCCTGCCGCTGGCGGGGCTCAGCCCTACACTTTGAGGTGCTCCGAGTGACCCTGCGTCCCCGGCCAGGCCGGCCCACAGCCCTCTTTCAGCTGGAGGATGAGCGTTTCCCAAGCCTGCCTGCCCTGGTGCGCAGCTATGTGACTGGCCAGCGTCCACTGTCCCAGGCCACGGGGGCTGTGGCCTCTAGGCCAGTGATGCGACAAGGACCAATTCGACGCAGCTTTAGTGAGAACAGCCTTTCAGAAAGCCCAGCCCAGACAGAGCCACTCAG GGCTAGGAAGCGGAGTGACAGTCAGCCTGTGGGTTTGGAGCATGTGGGGCACCCAACAGAAGACCACCCTGGACCAG GAGCCTCCACTGTGCCCGCATCTGCATTGCCTCGGACAGGAAGTGACCCTGTGTTGCTAAAGACTCCAGCTCTCCTGGGGTCCATTGGTGACAACCTGAGGGCCTCCGATGGGCAGCTTCATGCCAAGGCACCAACCAAGCCACCTCGAACACCTTCACTGATGCTGCCTGATGCCTCTGGACGCTCCCCAACGTACTGTGAGCTGGTGCCCCGAGTGCCTAGGGTCCATGGAACACCCCCTGGCCACAGCTGCCCAGAGCCAGAGGCACCATGGTGGGAGGCcaatgaagaggaagaggaggaggagcaaagATGTTTTGCAAGACCACAGGGTGAGGTCTCTTTCTGTCCCCCTGACAACCTCTCCTGCCTGCTGGGCCCCCAGAATCGGCCTCTGGAACCTAAAGCCCTGCGCATTCTCCGTGGCCTGTTCCTGGAGCACCATCCTGGGAGCACTGCCCTCCACCTGCTATTGGTGGACTGCCAGGTGGGTCCCCTACCAGGTAGGGCTGAAGCCAGGGCATGGCCCAGTCTCACCTCATACCCATTTACTCATTCTGCTCCTCTGAACTCCCTACTCttacccctcccccaccgccagGCGACAGGCCTCCTGGGGGTGACCAAGGCTCAGCGGGGCGCCATGGGGGTTGCCTCTGGTCTGGAGCTGCTCACTCTTCCCCATGGACATCGCCTGAGGTTGGAACTGCTGGAGAG GCTCGAGACGCTGGCGTTGGCGGGGGcgctggcagtgctgggctgcGCGGGACCGCTGGAGGAGCGCGCTGCCGCCCTGAAGGGCCTGGTGGAGCTGGCTCTGGCGCTGCGGCCAGGGGTGGCGGGGGACCTGCCCGGACTGGCTGCGGTCATGGGCGCCTTGCTCATGCCCCAG GTGTCGCGGTTGGAACGCACGTGGCGCCAGCTCCGGAGGAGCCACACGGAGGCTGCGCTGGCCTTCGAGCAGGAGCTGAAGCCGCTAATGCGGACGCTGGATGAGGGCACCG GGTGTTTCGGCCCAATGTATGGCGCACCCACTTCACCCTAG
- the SH2D3A gene encoding SH2 domain-containing protein 3A isoform X2 produces the protein MQVPEDGEDLAGQSWYHGPLSRQKAEALLQQDGDFLVRASGSRGGHPVISCRWRGSALHFEVLRVTLRPRPGRPTALFQLEDERFPSLPALVRSYVTGQRPLSQATGAVASRPVMRQGPIRRSFSENSLSESPAQTEPLRARKRSDSQPVGLEHVGHPTEDHPGPGASTVPASALPRTGSDPVLLKTPALLGSIGDNLRASDGQLHAKAPTKPPRTPSLMLPDASGRSPTYCELVPRVPRVHGTPPGHSCPEPEAPWWEANEEEEEEEQRCFARPQGEVSFCPPDNLSCLLGPQNRPLEPKALRILRGLFLEHHPGSTALHLLLVDCQATGLLGVTKAQRGAMGVASGLELLTLPHGHRLRLELLERLETLALAGALAVLGCAGPLEERAAALKGLVELALALRPGVAGDLPGLAAVMGALLMPQVSRLERTWRQLRRSHTEAALAFEQELKPLMRTLDEGTGPCDPGEVALPHVAPVVRLLEGEEVPGPLDESCERLLRTLDRARQMARDAPRFREATARRLRGFQPNPELKEALTTGFLRRLLWGSRGAGAPWVTRLDKFQHVLSVLSQRLEPDL, from the exons ATGCAGGTGCCAGAGGATGGAGAGGACTTGGCTGGTCAATCCTGGTACCATGGCCCCCTGTCCCGCCAG AAGGCTGAGGCTCTTCTCCAGCAAGATGGTGACTTCTTAGTTCGGGCATCCGGGTCCCGAGGGGGCCACCCTGTGATCTCCTGCCGCTGGCGGGGCTCAGCCCTACACTTTGAGGTGCTCCGAGTGACCCTGCGTCCCCGGCCAGGCCGGCCCACAGCCCTCTTTCAGCTGGAGGATGAGCGTTTCCCAAGCCTGCCTGCCCTGGTGCGCAGCTATGTGACTGGCCAGCGTCCACTGTCCCAGGCCACGGGGGCTGTGGCCTCTAGGCCAGTGATGCGACAAGGACCAATTCGACGCAGCTTTAGTGAGAACAGCCTTTCAGAAAGCCCAGCCCAGACAGAGCCACTCAG GGCTAGGAAGCGGAGTGACAGTCAGCCTGTGGGTTTGGAGCATGTGGGGCACCCAACAGAAGACCACCCTGGACCAG GAGCCTCCACTGTGCCCGCATCTGCATTGCCTCGGACAGGAAGTGACCCTGTGTTGCTAAAGACTCCAGCTCTCCTGGGGTCCATTGGTGACAACCTGAGGGCCTCCGATGGGCAGCTTCATGCCAAGGCACCAACCAAGCCACCTCGAACACCTTCACTGATGCTGCCTGATGCCTCTGGACGCTCCCCAACGTACTGTGAGCTGGTGCCCCGAGTGCCTAGGGTCCATGGAACACCCCCTGGCCACAGCTGCCCAGAGCCAGAGGCACCATGGTGGGAGGCcaatgaagaggaagaggaggaggagcaaagATGTTTTGCAAGACCACAGGGTGAGGTCTCTTTCTGTCCCCCTGACAACCTCTCCTGCCTGCTGGGCCCCCAGAATCGGCCTCTGGAACCTAAAGCCCTGCGCATTCTCCGTGGCCTGTTCCTGGAGCACCATCCTGGGAGCACTGCCCTCCACCTGCTATTGGTGGACTGCCAG GCGACAGGCCTCCTGGGGGTGACCAAGGCTCAGCGGGGCGCCATGGGGGTTGCCTCTGGTCTGGAGCTGCTCACTCTTCCCCATGGACATCGCCTGAGGTTGGAACTGCTGGAGAG GCTCGAGACGCTGGCGTTGGCGGGGGcgctggcagtgctgggctgcGCGGGACCGCTGGAGGAGCGCGCTGCCGCCCTGAAGGGCCTGGTGGAGCTGGCTCTGGCGCTGCGGCCAGGGGTGGCGGGGGACCTGCCCGGACTGGCTGCGGTCATGGGCGCCTTGCTCATGCCCCAG GTGTCGCGGTTGGAACGCACGTGGCGCCAGCTCCGGAGGAGCCACACGGAGGCTGCGCTGGCCTTCGAGCAGGAGCTGAAGCCGCTAATGCGGACGCTGGATGAGGGCACCG GACCTTGCGACCCGGGCGAGGTGGCGCTGCCGCACGTGGCACCCGTGGTGCGCCTGCTGGAGGGCGAGGAAGTCCCGGGGCCCTTGGACGAGAGCTGCGAGCGGCTGCTGCGCACCCTGGACCGGGCGCGTCAGATGGCCCGGGACGCGCCCAGATTCCGCGAGGCGACAGCCCGGCGCCTGCGAG GATTCCAGCCCAACCCTGAGCTGAAAGAGGCCCTGACCACCGGTTTCTTGCGGAGGCTGCTCTGGGGAAGCAGAGGGGCTGGGGCACCGTGGGTCACACGTCTCGACAAGTTCCAGCACGTCCTCAGTGTCCTGTCGCAGCGCCTGGAGCCTGACCTTTGA
- the TRIP10 gene encoding cdc42-interacting protein 4 isoform X1 — translation MDWGTELWDQFEVLERHTQWGLDLLDRYVKFVKERTEVEQAYAKQLRSLVKKYLPKRPAKDDPESKFSQQQSFVQLLQEVNDFAGQRELVAENLSVQVCLELAKYSQEMKQERKMHFQEGRRAQQQLESGFKQLENSKRKFERDCREAEKAAQTAERLDQDINATKADVEKAKQQAHLRSHMAEESKNEYAAQLQRFNRDQAHFYFSQMPQIFDKLQDMDERRATHLGAGYGLLSEAELQVVPIIAKCLEGMKVAAEAVDAKKDSQVLIELHKSGFARPGDVEFEDFSQPMNRVPSDSSLGTPSDGRPELRGSSRSRAKRWPFGKKNKPRPPPLSPLGGPLPSALPNGPPSPRSGLDPLAILSEISKSVKPRLASFRSLRGSRGTVVTEDFSHLPPEQQRKRLQQQLEERNRELQKEIDQREALKKMKDVYEKTPQMGDPASLEPRITETLNNIERLKLEVQKYEAWLAEAESRVLSNRGDTLGRHTRPPDPPASAPPDSSSSNNGSQDNKESSEEPPAEEGQDAPIYTEFDEDFEEEPASPIGHCVAIYHFEGSSEGTISMAEGEDLSLMEEDKGDGWTRVRRKQGGEGYVPTSYLRVTLN, via the exons ATGGATTGGGGCACCGAACTGTGG GATCAGTTTGAGGTGCTTGAGCGGCACACGCAATGGGGTCTGGACCTGTTGGACAGATATGTGAAGTTCGTGAAAGAGCGGACGGAGGTGGAGCAGGCTTATGCAAAGCAGCTGCG GAGCCTGGTGAAAAAATACCTGCCCAAGAGACCTGCCAAAGATGACCCTGAATCCAA gttcaGCCAGCAGCAGTCCTTTGTGCAGCTTCTCCAGGAGGTGAATGATTTTGCAGGCCAGCGGGAGCTGGTGGCCGAGAACCTCAGTGTCCAAGTATGTCTCGAGCTGGCCAAGTATTCGCAGGAGATGAAGCAGGAGAGAAAGATG CACTTCCAAGAAGGCCGCCGGGCCCAGCAGCAGCTGGAAAGTGGCTTCAAGCAGCTGGAGAAT AGTAAGCGTAAATTTGAGCGGGACTGCCGGGAGGCAGAGAAGGCAGCCCAGACAGCTGAGCGGCTGGACCAAGACATCAACGCCACCAAGGCTGATGTGGAAAAG GCCAAGCAACAAGCCCACCTTCGGAGTCACATGgcagaagaaagcaaaaatgagTATGCGGCCCAACTCCAGCGCTTCAACCGAGACCAGGCTCACTTCTATTTTTCCCAGATGCCCCAGATATTCGAT AAGCTTCAAGACATGGATGAACGCCGGGCCACCCACCTGGGGGCTGGGTACGGGCTCCTGTCGGAGGCTGAGCTGCAGGTGGTACCCATCATCGCCAAGTGTTTGGAGGGCATGAAGGTGGCCGCCGAAGCTGTGGATGCCAAGAAA GACTCCCAGGTCCTAATTGAGTTGCACAAGTCAGGCTTTGCCCGCCCGGGCGACGTGGAATTTGAAGACTTTAGCCAGCCCATGAACCGCGTGCCCTCAGACAGCAGCCTGGGTACCCCCTCGGATGGCCGGCCAGAGCTCCGAGGCTCGAGCCGCAGCCGGGCTAAGCGCTGGCCCTTCGGCAAGAAGAACAAG ccacgccccccacccctctccccactgggggGCCCCCTGCCCTCGGCATTACCTAACGGACCCCCGTCCCCCCGCTCCGGCCTCGACCCTTTGGCCATACTGAGTGAGATCAGTAAGTCGGTCAAACCGCGGCTAGCATCCTTCCGCAGCCTTCGAGGCAGCCGTGGG ACGGTGGTGACCGAGGATTTCAGCCACTTGCCCCCAGAGCAGCAGAGAAAGCGGCTTCAGCAGCAGCTGGAAGAACGAAACCGTGAACTTCAGAAGGAGATTGACCAGAG GGAAGCcctgaagaaaatgaaggacGTATATGAGAAGACACCTCAGATGGGGGACCCAGCCAGCTTGGAACCCCGCATCacagaaaccctaaacaacattgAACGGCTGAAATTGGAAGTACAGAAGTATGAG GCTTGGCTGGCAGAAGCCGAGAGCCGGGTCCTAAGCAACCGAGGGGACACCCTGGGCCGGCACACTCGGCCCCCAGACCCCCCAGCCAGCGCCCCGCcagacagcagcagcagcaacaacggATCACAGGATAACAAGGAGAG CTCTGAAGAGCCCCCTGCAGAGGAGGGTCAGGATGCTCCCATCTACACGGAGTTTGATGAGGATTTTGAAGAGGAGCCCGCATCGCCCATAGGCCACTGTGTGGCCATCTACCACTTTGAAG GGTCCAGCGAGGGCACCATCTCCATGGCCGAGGGCGAGGACCTTAGTCTCATGGAAGAGGACAAAGGTGACGGCTGGACCCGGGTCAGGCGGAAACAGGGAGGTGAGGGCTACGTGCCCACCTCCTACCTCCGTGTCACGCTCAACTGA